The following proteins come from a genomic window of Anaerobutyricum hallii:
- a CDS encoding ribonuclease J, with translation MKTTGNQSVKIIPLGGLEQIGMNITAFEYEDSIIVVDCGLAFPDDEMLGIDLVIPDITYLKENASKVKGLVITHGHEDHIGAIPYALKELNMPIYATKLTMGLIENKLKEHNLLRTTRRKVIKHGQSINLGRFRIEFIKTNHSISDAAALAIYTPAGIIVHTGDFKIDYTPVFGDAIDLGRFAELGKKGVLALMCESTNVEREGYTPSERTVGRTLRHLFDENKDHRIIVATFASNVDRVQQIIDCAYSCGKKVVIEGRSMVSTISTAAELGYIKIPDNTLIDIEQMKNYVDEQLVLITTGSQGETMAALSRMAASTHRKVSIKPGDVIIFSSHPIPGNEKAVSKVMNELAKKGASVIFQDTHVSGHACQEEIKLIYTLTKPQYAIPVHGEYRHLKRHKDLAVEMGIPKENVMILQSGDVLTISKEQAKVTGHVPAQGILVDGLGVGDVGNIVLRDRQHLSQNGLFIVVVTLDRYNGVLLAGPDIVSRGFVYVRESEKLMEEAKSVVTNTLEHCNAKKITDWGRIKGAIRDDLGDYIWKKMKRSPMILPIIMEV, from the coding sequence TTGAAAACAACAGGAAATCAATCAGTAAAGATAATACCTCTCGGCGGATTAGAGCAGATCGGTATGAATATTACTGCGTTTGAGTATGAAGACAGTATTATTGTAGTAGACTGTGGTCTGGCTTTTCCGGACGATGAGATGTTGGGAATCGATTTAGTTATACCAGATATTACCTATTTGAAAGAGAATGCATCTAAGGTAAAGGGACTTGTAATTACCCATGGACACGAAGATCATATCGGTGCGATTCCCTATGCTCTTAAAGAACTGAATATGCCTATTTATGCGACAAAGCTTACAATGGGACTTATTGAGAATAAGTTAAAAGAGCATAATCTTTTAAGAACAACCAGAAGAAAGGTCATTAAACATGGCCAGTCTATTAATCTGGGAAGATTTCGTATAGAATTTATCAAAACGAACCACAGTATCAGTGATGCGGCAGCTCTTGCTATCTATACACCGGCAGGAATTATCGTACACACCGGTGACTTTAAGATTGATTACACACCGGTATTCGGAGATGCAATCGATCTGGGACGTTTTGCGGAACTTGGAAAGAAAGGTGTTCTTGCACTGATGTGCGAGAGTACAAACGTTGAGAGAGAAGGATATACTCCTTCAGAAAGAACCGTTGGGCGAACGCTTCGCCATCTTTTTGATGAGAATAAGGATCATCGTATTATCGTGGCAACTTTCGCTTCCAATGTAGATCGTGTACAGCAGATCATAGACTGTGCATATAGTTGTGGAAAGAAAGTAGTAATCGAAGGAAGAAGTATGGTCAGCACAATTTCTACGGCGGCAGAGCTTGGCTATATTAAGATTCCAGATAATACGCTGATTGACATAGAACAGATGAAGAATTACGTGGATGAGCAGCTCGTGCTTATCACAACAGGAAGTCAGGGAGAGACAATGGCAGCATTAAGCCGTATGGCAGCTTCCACACACCGCAAGGTTTCTATTAAGCCGGGTGATGTGATCATTTTCAGTTCTCATCCGATTCCTGGTAATGAAAAGGCAGTATCAAAAGTAATGAATGAGCTTGCCAAGAAGGGAGCGAGTGTTATCTTCCAGGATACACACGTTTCCGGACATGCCTGTCAGGAAGAGATTAAGCTTATCTACACGTTGACAAAGCCACAGTATGCTATCCCGGTACATGGGGAGTATCGTCATTTGAAGAGACATAAAGATCTTGCGGTTGAGATGGGAATTCCAAAAGAGAATGTTATGATTCTGCAGTCCGGTGATGTACTGACCATTTCTAAAGAGCAGGCGAAGGTAACCGGTCATGTACCGGCACAGGGAATCTTAGTAGACGGTCTCGGTGTTGGAGATGTCGGTAATATCGTTCTTCGTGATCGTCAGCATTTGTCACAGAACGGATTATTTATCGTAGTAGTTACACTTGACCGTTATAATGGAGTGCTTTTAGCGGGACCTGATATCGTTTCAAGAGGCTTTGTTTATGTAAGAGAGAGCGAGAAGCTCATGGAAGAGGCAAAGAGTGTTGTTACGAATACGTTAGAGCATTGCAATGCGAAGAAGATTACAGACTGGGGCCGCATTAAGGGCGCTATCCGCGACGATCTCGGAGATTATATATGGAAGAAGATGAAGAGAAGTCCGATGATTCTTCCGATCATTATGGAAGTGTAG
- a CDS encoding peptidase U32 family protein has product MRNTELLIPASSLEVLKTAVLYGADAVYIGGEMYGLRAKARNFSREDMEAGIKFAHENGVKVYVTANIVAHNEDLEGIREYFRELKEVGPDALIISDPGVFMIAKEECPDIERHISTQANSTNYATYNFWYAQGASRVVAARELSLKELSEIRANIPENMEIEAFVHGAMCISHSGRCLLSNYFTGRNANMGACTHPCRWKYYVMEESRPGEYLPVEENERGTYIFNSKDLCMIEHIPDLLEAGVDSLKIEGRMKTALYVAAVTRTYRRAIDDYKTSPELFEKNLDYYRKEIAKCTYRQFTTGFYYGKTDENSQIYDANTYIKEYTYIGIVQDVDENGWCKIYQRNKFSVGETIEVMIPDGSNRDLKVLGMEDEDRHAVESAPHPKQEIWINFGEALEKGYLLRRKE; this is encoded by the coding sequence ATGAGAAATACAGAATTACTTATACCGGCAAGTAGTTTAGAAGTATTAAAGACAGCAGTACTTTACGGCGCGGATGCAGTATATATTGGTGGAGAAATGTACGGTCTTCGTGCAAAAGCCCGTAACTTTTCAAGAGAAGATATGGAAGCAGGTATAAAGTTTGCTCATGAAAATGGAGTAAAAGTATACGTTACAGCTAATATTGTGGCACATAATGAAGACTTAGAAGGAATACGGGAGTATTTTAGAGAATTAAAGGAAGTCGGACCGGATGCATTGATCATTTCTGACCCGGGCGTGTTTATGATAGCAAAAGAAGAATGTCCGGATATTGAAAGACATATCAGTACACAGGCAAATAGTACAAACTATGCAACATATAATTTCTGGTATGCACAGGGAGCAAGTCGTGTTGTGGCAGCCCGCGAATTATCGTTAAAAGAGCTTTCAGAGATTCGTGCTAATATTCCGGAAAATATGGAAATCGAAGCCTTTGTTCATGGAGCAATGTGTATTTCTCATTCTGGAAGATGTCTGCTTAGTAACTATTTTACCGGAAGAAATGCAAACATGGGAGCATGCACACATCCATGCCGCTGGAAATATTATGTTATGGAAGAAAGCCGTCCGGGTGAATATCTTCCGGTGGAAGAGAATGAAAGAGGTACTTATATTTTTAATTCAAAAGATCTTTGTATGATCGAACACATTCCGGATCTGCTTGAGGCTGGAGTGGATAGTCTGAAGATTGAAGGACGTATGAAGACAGCACTTTATGTGGCGGCTGTTACAAGAACGTATCGAAGAGCAATCGACGATTATAAGACTTCTCCGGAATTATTTGAAAAGAATTTGGATTATTACCGTAAAGAAATCGCAAAATGCACGTATCGTCAGTTTACTACAGGATTTTATTATGGAAAAACAGACGAGAATTCCCAGATTTATGATGCAAATACGTATATTAAGGAGTATACGTATATCGGAATCGTGCAGGATGTTGATGAGAATGGCTGGTGCAAGATTTACCAGAGAAATAAATTCTCTGTAGGAGAAACAATTGAAGTGATGATTCCAGACGGAAGTAACAGAGATCTCAAAGTACTTGGTATGGAAGATGAAGATCGTCATGCAGTAGAATCTGCACCACATCCAAAACAGGAAATCTGGATCAACTTTGGGGAAGCATTAGAGAAGGGGTATCTGCTTCGAAGAAAAGAGTAG
- a CDS encoding endolytic transglycosylase MltG produces MLERVMHIIIKTLAYIFILLLFVLLFVRMSGFGRAIFEDKAKNKPQEARETVLVVEEKESLLDISKDLAEQGIVDNAYLFAISLRCMNGYENIRPGEYRVSSSTKPSDILKQLTHEEEKLQ; encoded by the coding sequence ATGTTGGAAAGAGTAATGCACATCATTATAAAGACATTAGCATATATTTTTATTCTGCTTCTTTTTGTTCTGCTCTTTGTGCGAATGAGTGGGTTTGGTCGTGCTATTTTTGAAGACAAGGCAAAGAACAAGCCACAGGAAGCAAGAGAGACTGTACTGGTTGTGGAGGAGAAGGAATCCCTTCTGGATATCTCTAAGGATCTGGCAGAACAGGGAATCGTAGATAATGCATATCTGTTTGCCATATCTCTTCGATGTATGAACGGATATGAGAATATCCGTCCGGGAGAATATCGGGTTTCTTCTTCCACGAAGCCGTCAGATATATTAAAACAGTTAACCCATGAGGAGGAAAAGCTACAGTGA
- a CDS encoding O-methyltransferase, protein MITEERVLDFIRSFGVDRGSEALHMIEKEAVRDDVPIIRKETGELLRILLQIKKPERILEVGAAIGFSSVFMGENTGKNTHITTIENYPPRIERAKANIALAGMEDKITLIAGDAAEVLKELSGSWDFIFMDAAKGQYIHFMPEVMRLLAPGGILVSDNVLQDGDIFESRYGIKRRNHTIHNRMREYLYALTHDEAIDTVILETGDGMAISVKKED, encoded by the coding sequence GTGATCACAGAAGAGAGAGTTCTGGATTTCATTCGTTCCTTTGGAGTAGACAGAGGGTCTGAGGCTTTGCATATGATTGAGAAAGAGGCAGTCAGGGATGATGTGCCGATTATCCGTAAAGAGACAGGCGAGCTTCTTCGAATACTACTGCAAATTAAAAAACCGGAGAGAATTCTTGAGGTAGGTGCTGCCATAGGATTTTCTTCGGTTTTTATGGGTGAAAATACCGGAAAAAATACACACATAACAACAATAGAGAATTATCCGCCACGTATTGAACGGGCGAAGGCAAACATCGCTCTTGCAGGAATGGAAGATAAGATTACGTTAATTGCAGGAGATGCGGCAGAAGTTTTAAAAGAATTGTCCGGAAGCTGGGACTTTATTTTCATGGATGCGGCAAAGGGACAATACATTCATTTTATGCCGGAAGTGATGAGGCTTTTAGCTCCGGGAGGAATCCTAGTGTCAGATAACGTGCTTCAGGACGGAGACATTTTTGAGTCCCGTTATGGTATTAAACGACGGAATCACACGATTCATAATCGAATGAGAGAGTATTTATATGCACTGACCCATGATGAAGCAATCGATACCGTTATTCTTGAAACCGGAGATGGCATGGCAATCAGTGTTAAAAAAGAAGATTAA
- a CDS encoding IreB family regulatory phosphoprotein encodes MGRNNTQFFHVVKEQEYDVASILKDVYEALTEKGYNPVNQIVGYIMSGDPTYITSHKNARSLIMKVERDEILEVLFENYIDTQLK; translated from the coding sequence ATGGGTAGAAATAATACACAGTTTTTTCATGTGGTTAAAGAACAGGAATACGATGTGGCATCTATTTTGAAAGATGTGTACGAAGCATTAACGGAAAAAGGATATAATCCTGTGAATCAGATCGTAGGTTATATTATGTCTGGAGATCCGACTTATATTACCAGTCATAAGAATGCAAGAAGCCTGATTATGAAGGTGGAGCGTGATGAGATTCTTGAAGTTTTATTCGAAAATTATATTGATACTCAGTTGAAGTAA
- a CDS encoding DUF1292 domain-containing protein, translating to MNDYASIPFVTEDGEEVEFYVLEQTTLNGFHYLLVEDGSADPEEEDVVVYIMKGAAGSEDEEEMAAYEMVEDEEELISVSKVFEQLMEDTDFEVE from the coding sequence ATGAATGATTATGCAAGCATTCCATTTGTGACCGAAGACGGAGAAGAAGTGGAATTCTATGTCCTTGAACAGACAACCCTTAATGGGTTTCACTATCTGTTAGTAGAAGACGGAAGTGCAGATCCGGAAGAAGAGGATGTTGTTGTCTATATTATGAAGGGAGCCGCTGGCTCAGAGGACGAAGAAGAAATGGCAGCCTATGAGATGGTTGAAGATGAGGAGGAACTGATATCAGTATCAAAAGTATTTGAACAGCTGATGGAGGATACTGATTTTGAAGTAGAGTAG
- the sigK gene encoding RNA polymerase sporulation sigma factor SigK — protein sequence MRSFKKPLKVEEERYYLKMYRNGDEKAKEKLIEHNLRLVAHIVKKYNSPDRDLDDLISIGTIGLIKAVNTFDLDKGGRLVTYAARCIENELLMMLRQEKKILREVSLYEPIGTDQEGNHISLLDIISTDEAALVDQYLHKYYLSHLEQEVFLLEDSRERTIILKRYGLCGNKPHTQKEVAAMMGISRSYVSRIEKKALEKLRNSYEEYM from the coding sequence ATGCGGTCATTTAAGAAGCCATTAAAGGTGGAAGAAGAAAGATATTATCTTAAAATGTACCGTAACGGAGATGAGAAGGCGAAAGAGAAATTGATTGAGCATAATCTCAGGCTGGTTGCCCATATTGTAAAGAAATATAACTCACCAGACCGAGACCTGGATGATCTGATTTCCATCGGCACGATCGGATTGATCAAAGCAGTAAATACATTTGATCTGGATAAGGGTGGAAGGTTGGTAACCTATGCTGCCAGATGTATAGAGAATGAGCTTTTGATGATGCTTCGCCAGGAAAAGAAGATTCTAAGAGAAGTATCTTTATATGAACCAATTGGTACCGATCAGGAAGGAAACCACATCAGTCTTCTTGATATTATTTCTACGGATGAGGCGGCGTTGGTGGATCAGTATCTTCACAAATATTATCTCAGTCATCTTGAGCAGGAAGTCTTTTTGTTAGAAGACAGCAGGGAACGGACGATTATTTTGAAACGATATGGATTATGTGGAAATAAACCACACACGCAAAAAGAAGTAGCGGCAATGATGGGAATTTCCAGATCGTATGTAAGCCGTATTGAGAAAAAAGCGTTAGAAAAGCTTAGAAACAGTTATGAAGAATATATGTAA
- a CDS encoding YlbF family regulator: MMNEGKLSIPFFPDTEDICQSTKQLTNMICHTEDYKCYQKDLAVLKAQEELYHKFKEFRGKSLHLQLEREQEQYFERMESLHSEYKDVLTEPVVVDFLSAEQRMCKLMRIVYDGIAEDIKLDLSYMDEV, from the coding sequence ATGATGAATGAAGGAAAGTTATCAATACCGTTCTTTCCTGATACAGAAGATATTTGTCAGAGTACGAAGCAGCTGACGAATATGATCTGCCATACAGAAGATTACAAGTGTTATCAAAAGGATTTGGCAGTTCTGAAAGCACAGGAAGAGCTGTATCATAAGTTTAAAGAATTTCGTGGAAAAAGCCTGCATTTACAGCTGGAAAGAGAACAGGAACAGTACTTTGAAAGAATGGAGTCGCTTCATTCGGAATATAAGGATGTGCTGACAGAACCAGTGGTGGTAGATTTCCTTTCCGCAGAACAGCGGATGTGCAAGCTGATGCGAATTGTATATGATGGTATCGCAGAGGATATCAAGCTGGATCTGTCCTATATGGATGAAGTTTAA
- a CDS encoding cysteine desulfurase family protein produces MSEIYFDNGATTRALPQVREIMDEVLEKEYGNPSSMHMKGFDAEKYVNHAKEIIAKSLKVDPKEIYFTSGGTEANNLALIGTAFANKRERKHIITSCIEHASVYNPLSFLEDEGFEVTYLPVDEHGIVDLEALKKALRKDTLMVSIMCVNNEIGAIEPIEEIGKIVKSFDPKILFHTDCIQAYGKLNCYPKKWKADMISVSGHKIHGPKGIGFIYIKNGTKIKPIIWGGNQQKGMRSGTENVPGIAGLGKAAELIYENHEEKIAHIREIKEHFIKRVMEEIPEVKDNSGDAPHVASISFLGVRSEVLLHALEEREIYVSAGSACSSNKPEVSGTLKGIGLTKEYYESTLRFSFSIFNTVEEADICVEALKELLPMLRRFTRR; encoded by the coding sequence ATGTCAGAGATTTATTTTGACAATGGAGCGACCACAAGAGCGCTGCCGCAGGTGCGTGAGATTATGGATGAGGTACTTGAGAAAGAGTATGGGAATCCTTCTTCTATGCATATGAAAGGATTTGATGCAGAGAAGTATGTCAATCATGCGAAAGAGATTATCGCAAAGAGTCTGAAAGTTGATCCAAAGGAGATTTATTTTACTTCTGGTGGTACAGAGGCGAATAATCTTGCATTGATCGGCACTGCATTTGCAAATAAAAGAGAGAGAAAGCACATTATTACAAGCTGTATTGAACATGCTTCTGTATATAATCCATTATCTTTTTTGGAAGATGAGGGATTTGAAGTGACCTATCTTCCTGTCGATGAACATGGAATCGTAGATTTAGAGGCTTTAAAGAAGGCGCTTCGTAAAGATACGTTGATGGTTTCTATTATGTGCGTGAATAATGAGATTGGTGCCATCGAACCGATTGAGGAGATTGGAAAGATTGTAAAGTCTTTTGATCCAAAGATTTTATTCCATACCGATTGTATTCAGGCATATGGTAAGTTGAATTGTTACCCTAAGAAATGGAAAGCAGATATGATTTCTGTAAGTGGACATAAGATTCATGGTCCAAAGGGAATCGGATTTATTTATATTAAGAATGGAACAAAGATAAAGCCGATCATCTGGGGTGGAAATCAACAGAAGGGAATGCGTTCCGGAACAGAAAATGTGCCGGGGATTGCAGGTCTTGGTAAGGCGGCAGAGTTGATTTATGAGAATCATGAGGAAAAGATCGCACATATCAGAGAGATAAAGGAGCATTTTATAAAAAGAGTGATGGAGGAGATTCCAGAAGTGAAGGATAATTCCGGAGATGCTCCGCATGTGGCGAGTATCAGCTTTTTAGGAGTAAGAAGTGAAGTGCTTCTTCACGCATTAGAAGAACGTGAGATTTATGTATCGGCAGGTTCTGCCTGTTCATCTAATAAACCGGAAGTCAGCGGTACTTTGAAGGGCATTGGCCTTACAAAGGAATACTATGAATCGACGCTTCGTTTTTCATTCTCTATTTTTAATACAGTAGAAGAAGCAGATATTTGTGTGGAGGCATTAAAGGAGTTATTACCGATGCTTCGGAGATTTACAAGACGATAA
- the mtaB gene encoding tRNA (N(6)-L-threonylcarbamoyladenosine(37)-C(2))-methylthiotransferase MtaB — MSKRRAAFLTLGCKVNQYETDAMEEILEKNGYDIVSFKETADVYIINTCSVTNMADRKSRQMIHRAKKNNPDAVIVAAGCYVQAAEKEMAEKNMADILVGNNKKKDIAQILEEYFAVKEEEQQVPLVSEVIDINHTKEYEDLTIHKVNEHTRAYIKIQDGCNQFCSYCIIPYTRGRIRSKNPEEVIEEVKNLAAQGYKEIVLTGIHLSSYGKDLGDITLLDVIQRIQQIEDIERIRLGSLEPRIITEQFVKELRACDKVCPHFHLSLQSGCDETLKRMNRKYTTEEYETALNILRTYYEHPALTTDVIAGFVGETEEEFEKTRAYLEKINLYEMHIFKYSVREGTRAQKMSGHVPEQVKTERSDVLLAMAKRHKSEFEKWYVGRKEKVLLEEIVEKNGKKYFQGYTAHYVKVAVELSENDTKLRQNEVIVVDIQGFIDENLLYGKVSIEF; from the coding sequence ATGAGCAAAAGAAGAGCGGCATTTCTTACACTAGGCTGTAAGGTAAATCAGTATGAGACCGATGCGATGGAAGAAATTCTTGAAAAGAATGGATATGACATTGTCAGTTTTAAAGAGACAGCAGATGTCTATATTATAAATACTTGTTCTGTTACAAATATGGCAGACAGAAAGAGCCGTCAGATGATCCACCGGGCAAAGAAGAATAATCCGGATGCAGTGATCGTAGCGGCAGGATGTTATGTACAGGCTGCAGAAAAAGAAATGGCGGAGAAAAATATGGCAGACATCCTTGTTGGTAATAATAAAAAGAAGGATATTGCACAGATCCTTGAGGAATATTTTGCAGTAAAAGAAGAAGAACAGCAGGTTCCGTTAGTTTCTGAAGTGATTGATATTAACCATACAAAAGAATATGAAGATTTGACAATTCATAAAGTAAATGAGCATACACGAGCATATATTAAAATACAGGATGGATGTAATCAGTTTTGTTCTTATTGCATCATTCCTTATACAAGAGGAAGAATCCGCAGCAAAAACCCGGAAGAAGTTATTGAAGAGGTAAAGAATCTGGCAGCACAGGGATATAAGGAAATCGTGCTTACCGGAATTCATTTAAGTTCTTATGGTAAAGATCTGGGGGATATAACGCTTCTTGATGTGATTCAGAGAATACAGCAGATAGAGGATATTGAAAGGATTCGTCTTGGCTCTTTGGAACCACGAATTATTACAGAACAATTTGTAAAGGAATTAAGAGCGTGTGATAAAGTCTGTCCACACTTCCATCTTTCCTTACAGAGCGGCTGTGATGAAACGTTAAAGCGTATGAATCGTAAATATACAACGGAGGAATATGAGACAGCCTTAAATATTTTAAGGACATATTATGAGCATCCGGCGCTGACTACCGATGTTATTGCCGGTTTTGTCGGGGAGACAGAAGAAGAGTTTGAAAAAACAAGAGCATATCTTGAAAAGATTAATCTTTACGAAATGCATATTTTCAAGTATTCTGTAAGAGAGGGAACAAGAGCGCAGAAGATGTCCGGTCATGTGCCGGAGCAGGTAAAGACAGAGCGTTCCGATGTACTTCTTGCGATGGCAAAGCGCCATAAATCGGAATTTGAAAAATGGTATGTTGGAAGAAAAGAAAAAGTACTTTTAGAAGAAATCGTAGAGAAGAATGGTAAAAAATATTTCCAGGGATATACTGCTCATTATGTGAAAGTTGCGGTGGAATTGTCGGAAAATGATACAAAATTAAGACAAAATGAAGTAATTGTAGTAGATATTCAAGGATTTATTGATGAAAATTTACTGTACGGAAAAGTTTCGATTGAATTTTAA
- the ruvX gene encoding Holliday junction resolvase RuvX, with protein sequence MKERWMGLDYGTKTVGVAVSDALGITAQGVETITRKSNKKLRQTLARIEALAEEYEVSRIVLGLPKNMNNTLGERAEETKEFQEMLQRRTGLEVVLWDERLTTMESERILQEGGVRRENRKERIDWMAATLILQSYMDAYPIPEK encoded by the coding sequence ATGAAAGAAAGATGGATGGGTCTTGATTACGGGACAAAGACAGTAGGCGTGGCAGTCAGTGATGCTTTGGGTATTACTGCGCAGGGAGTGGAGACGATCACAAGAAAGTCGAACAAGAAGCTGCGCCAGACCCTGGCAAGAATCGAAGCATTAGCAGAAGAATACGAAGTGAGCAGAATTGTGCTTGGATTGCCAAAGAATATGAATAATACGCTAGGAGAAAGAGCAGAAGAAACGAAAGAGTTTCAGGAGATGCTGCAGCGAAGAACCGGATTGGAAGTAGTCTTATGGGATGAAAGACTGACTACGATGGAGTCTGAAAGAATTTTACAGGAGGGCGGAGTGCGTCGTGAGAACAGGAAAGAACGTATTGACTGGATGGCGGCAACTCTGATCCTGCAAAGTTATATGGATGCATATCCAATTCCGGAAAAGTAA
- a CDS encoding HPr family phosphocarrier protein: MKTIKISLNSIDKVKTFVNVINRFDAEFDLVSGRYVIDAKSIMGIFSLDISKPIDLNIHNADNLDEIMEQLQPYLVTE; encoded by the coding sequence ATGAAAACGATTAAAATCTCTTTAAATTCCATCGACAAGGTAAAAACATTTGTTAATGTTATCAATCGCTTTGATGCAGAATTTGATTTAGTTTCCGGTCGTTACGTTATTGATGCAAAATCTATCATGGGAATTTTCAGCTTAGATATTTCTAAACCTATTGATCTGAATATCCATAACGCTGATAATCTCGATGAGATCATGGAACAGTTACAGCCATATTTAGTAACTGAATAA
- the thiI gene encoding tRNA uracil 4-sulfurtransferase ThiI, producing the protein MEFKAFLIKYAEIGIKGNNRRFFEDALVRQMKYALKPVGEFAIRKESGRIFVHALEEYDFDEAVESLSHVFGIAGICPIVVEEDKDFEKIAEVVEKYVDEDYADKHFSFKVHVRRADKKYPIPSMEAAARLGERLLEKFEDLSVDVHNPDVMLTVEIRDKVYIYSREIAGPGGMPVGTNGRAMLLLSGGIDSPVAGYMISKRGVSIDATYFHAPPYTSERAKQKVVDLAKEIAKYTGPITLHVVNFTDIQMAIYEKCPHDELTIIMRRYMMKIAEHFANQDNCLSLVTGESIGQVASQTMHSLYVTNEVCQMPVFRPCIGLDKNEIVKVAEKIGTYETSILPYEDCCTIFVAKHPVTKPRLDVIKRSERNLDDCIDELMKTAIETTEEIKINAH; encoded by the coding sequence ATGGAATTTAAAGCATTTTTGATTAAATATGCGGAAATAGGAATCAAGGGAAATAACCGCCGCTTTTTTGAAGATGCCCTTGTTCGTCAGATGAAGTATGCATTAAAACCGGTTGGAGAGTTTGCTATCCGAAAAGAATCCGGACGTATTTTTGTACATGCATTAGAAGAATATGATTTTGATGAGGCAGTGGAAAGTTTAAGCCATGTATTTGGTATTGCAGGAATCTGTCCGATCGTAGTGGAAGAAGATAAAGATTTTGAAAAGATTGCAGAAGTAGTAGAAAAATATGTTGATGAGGATTATGCAGACAAGCATTTTTCTTTTAAAGTACATGTAAGAAGAGCAGATAAAAAGTATCCGATTCCTTCTATGGAAGCGGCAGCCCGTCTTGGAGAGAGATTGTTAGAGAAGTTTGAGGACTTAAGTGTTGATGTACACAATCCAGATGTTATGCTTACAGTGGAGATTCGTGATAAGGTATATATTTATTCCAGAGAAATCGCAGGACCAGGGGGAATGCCGGTTGGTACAAACGGAAGAGCAATGCTTCTTCTTTCCGGTGGTATCGACAGCCCTGTGGCAGGCTATATGATTTCTAAGAGAGGGGTAAGTATCGATGCAACTTACTTCCATGCACCTCCTTATACAAGTGAGAGAGCAAAACAGAAGGTTGTAGATTTAGCGAAAGAAATCGCAAAGTATACAGGACCGATCACTCTGCATGTCGTTAACTTTACAGATATTCAGATGGCAATCTATGAGAAGTGTCCACATGATGAGCTTACGATTATTATGCGCCGTTATATGATGAAGATTGCAGAACATTTTGCTAATCAGGATAACTGTCTTTCTCTTGTTACAGGAGAAAGTATCGGACAGGTTGCCAGTCAGACGATGCACAGTCTGTATGTGACGAATGAGGTTTGTCAGATGCCGGTATTCCGTCCATGTATCGGACTTGATAAAAATGAAATTGTAAAAGTGGCAGAAAAGATTGGAACATATGAGACATCTATTCTTCCATATGAAGATTGCTGTACGATCTTTGTGGCAAAACATCCGGTTACCAAGCCGAGATTAGATGTGATCAAACGCTCTGAGAGAAATCTTGATGACTGTATTGATGAATTGATGAAAACAGCGATCGAGACAACAGAAGAGATTAAGATTAATGCACATTAA